The Clostridiales bacterium FE2011 sequence CACAAACGCCAGGTTCGGCAGGAACTTGTAACGGACGCCGGTCATCTGGGGCACTATGGCAATGGCCATGCCTGCCAGCAGAAGCAGGCAGAACACAATCACCGCCGCCCAGGCGCCGCGGTGTTTTTCTTTTCTCTTATATTTCGGCCGGGTGTTTTTCACCGGCGTATGGGATTCAAAGCGATCGAAATCATCGAAGAGCGTGGAAGGCGCGCCAAGACCGTCGTCCTTTTCATTGGACGCAAAATAGCGCCGCTTGCGGGCTTCCTCTTCCACCCGGCGGTCATACGCATCCCGGGCCTTCAGTCCTTCATCCCGGCCCAGCGGTTTTTTCCCCGGCAGAGGGTCGGAGATGATATCATCGTCGCCCTCGTACAGGTCATACCGTTTCAGTTTCGCCATTTCAGTACTCTTCTCCAGTGTTCCTTGTTATTCTTTCCGGTGGTTGCGGACCGGTCCCCGCAGCATATCCCCGCAGCGGCTTCCCGGCAGCTCCATCCGGATGATTTCCCCGGCCACGCCCAGCGTGTCCAGGGTTTCTCCGGTCTTTTCACGGATAAACGGTTTTGCCGTAATCTTCCGGACTCCGGAAGGTGTCATCAGCTCAAGCTCATCCCCGGCAAAGAACCGGTTCTTTAAGAGGATCCTGGCCGTGCCGTCCTCCCCGGCGTCTTCCGTAACGCGGCCCACGTATTCCCGGGCCTGCCAGAAGCCCTCCGCCTCTCCGGGAATCTCCGGGTTTCCTTCCAGGAAGCCCGTATCGCTCTTCCGGTGGCTGGCGCACTGCAGTTCCTCTGTCAGTTCCGGCAGTTTTTCCAGGAAGGCTTCCCGTCCCTGCGCCAGCAGGTCCAGAGCCCGCCGGTATGCGCCGGTCACCACGGCCACATAGTATTCCGTCTTCATCCGGCCTTCGATCTTCAGGCTGGATACGCCTGCTTCACACAGATCGGGAAGCAGGGGCATCAGGCAAAGATCCCGGGCGGAAAACAGGTAGGTTCCCTTTTCATCCTCCGCCACCGGCAGGTATTCCCCGGGGCGTTTCTCTTCCACCACCGCGTATTGCCAGCGGCAGGGCTGGGCGCATTCGCCCCGGTTGCCGCTGCGGCCTGTCAGGTAGGCGGACAGCATACACCGGCCGGAATAAGCCATGCAGCTGGCGCCGTGCACAAAGGTCTCAATCTGGATGCTGTCCCCCAGGATCTTCCGCAGGGCACGGATCCTTTCCAGGCTCATTTCCCGGGCCAGGATCACCCGTTCACATCCCAGTTCCCGGTACAATTCTGCCGCGGGAGCGTTCACCGTATTTGCCTGGGTGCTGACGTGCACCGGCAGCTGCGGCACCTTTTTGCGCAGGGTCACGATCGCGCCGGGATCCGCCACAATGGCGGCGTCCACGCCGATCTCCGCGGCCTGGGCGGCCGCCTGTGCGAATCCCTCCAGCTCATCGTCAAAGGGATAGCTGTTCATGGTCACGTAGAACTTTTTTCCTGCCTGATGGGTCAGCGTCACCGCTTCCTTCAGGGCATCCGGATCAAAGTTCCCCGCGAAGGCCCGCAGGCCGTATTTTTTCATCCCGCCGTATACGGCGTCCGCACCGAAGTGCAGCGCCGCGCGCAGCGAGTCCATATTTCCCGCAGGAGCGAGCAGTTCCGGGATCCTCATTACTGGATCCCCCTCTCCTCGTCATACTTCTTCCAGTAAGGCGCGTAGATTTCCACCGCGCGGCGGTGCTGGTCCAGCGTCTTGGAGAAATACAGTTCCCCGCTCTCCGGCTCCTTGGCGCAGAAGAACAGGTACTTTTCATTCACCATACTCTCATCCGGATAGAGTGCCGCGCGGATTGCGTCGGCAGAGGGGTTGCAGATCGGTCCCAGCGGCAGTCCCGTCACCCGGTAGGTGTTGTAGGGGCTGTCTGTGTTCAGGTCGCTGTCAGACAGGGACATCTTCCGGACGCCGGTAATGTAATGAACCGTAACGTCGCTTTCCAGCTTCATGTTTTCCTTCAGGCGGTTGTGGAACACCGCGCTGACCTTGGTAAAGTCGCTGGCCTTTGCTTCTTTTTCGATCAGGCTGGCCAGGGTCAGCACCTGGTCCATGTTCAGGCCCAGTTCTTCCGCCCGCGCCTGGTTTTCTTCCGTGAAGACTGTCTCGGTCTGGCTCAGCAGCTTTTTGACGATTTCCTCTTCTGTAGCGGAAACATATACTTCGTAAGTGTTGGGAGCCAGGTAGCCCTCCAGCACGTATTTGCGTTTTTCCGGCTGGCCGGCAACCAGCACGTCCTTGATGTAGTAATAGTCCTGGAATGCCTTTCCGTCCTTGCAGATCGCCAGCAGCTTATCCGAGTTCTCCAGCACGCCGTTCTTAACCAGCCGTGCCGCGAAATCCTCGATCGTCTCGCCGGGGATCAATGTAATGTTGCGGACCAGCGGGTTGCCGTCGCCGGTGGTCAGCAGATCAGCGATCTCCGTCATCTGCATCCCCTTGGTCATGGTATAGCTGCCCACCTGGATCTTCTGGCCCATACCGGCAAAGTCACAGTAGTATTTGAACAGGCTCTTGCTCCGGATCAATCCGGCTTTTTCCAGGTTGGTGGCTACCTTGTTCAGGCTGTCGCCACTGCTGATCTCAAAGCTGTATTCGGTAGGATCATCCGGATCCACAGGCGCAAGAAAACTGCCGTACAGCTTATTCCATACGGTCATTCCGATGCCGATTACCAGAATGAGAACCGTCAGCCCCACCAGGATCGGGCGGAGAATGTGCCAAAGCCCGCTGTACCAGTAGAGTCCGTATTCCCGTTCATCCCGCACGCTGCGGTATGTGTCCCTTTTACTCAATGCTCAGCCCTCGACTCCGGGAACAGCGATATCCAGATCCGCCGCCTCGGTCACGATCTTGAAGATATCCGCCAGCGCCTGCTGCAGCTGCATTTCGGACAGCAGGAAGCGGCTGACCTCCGGTTTGGAGAACAGCAGGCTGGATATGCCGGAAAACCGCTGCATATCCTCCTCATCCGCTGCCTTTCCGCTCATGGCGGACATCTGGATGGTCATCTGCAGCTTCCGGTATTCCTTCACCAGGGCCGCGGTGGTTTCTTCCGCCATGACCTGTTCCTTCAACTCATGATAGGTTTTATATTCTTCACTGTCGCGGATGTCCTGCGCCAGGCGGTATGTCGATGAATAATCCATGCCCCTCATCCTCCTCGTAATAAACAACGGTCAGGGGAGCGTTTCGCTTCCTCCTGACCGTTATTATATCCATTTTTCCTTTAAAGCGCAACGAACCGGCGCTCCGGACGGTGCTTACACGTCCAGGATGATCGGCAGGATCATCGGGTTCCGCTTGATCTTGTCGAAGATGAAGCGGTGCACTTCGTCCTTGATGTTGTTCTTCAGTTCCGGCCAGTTGTCGCCTTCCAGGCTGCTCTTGGCCAGGATCTGACGGACCAGCTCCTGGGTGCTGTCGATGATATCTTCATTTTCCTTGACATAGATGAAGCCGCGGGAAACGATATCCGGGCCGGAGACCAGCTTCTGCTCGTCCCGGTCGATAGCCAGGACAACGATCAGCAGGCCGTCCTGGGACAGGTGCTTCCGGTCGCGGAGCACCACGTTTCCGACGTCGCCGACGCCCAGGCCGTCCACCAGCACGCCGCCCACGGGCACCTGTTCGCCCAGGGCCAGGACATCCTGGTTCATCTCAATCACCTGGCCCAGCTCCGGAATGACGATATTCTGGCTGGGAACGCCCATGGCTTCCGCCAGGATGGCGTGCTGCCACATCATGCGGTATTCACCGTGAACCGGGATGAAGTACTTTGGCCGGACCAGCGCATGCAGGAGCTTGATTTCCTCCTGGCAGGCGTGACCGGAAACGTGAACCTCAGCCATGCGGCTGTAAATGACCTGCGCGCCCAGCCGGTACAGCTGGTTGATCACGCGGGAGATAAACTTCTCGTTGCCGGGGATCGGCGTGGAGGAGATGATGACCATATCGCTCTGGCGGATCTGCAGCTTCCGGTGTTCGGCATAAGCCATACGGGTCAGGCCCGCCATCGGCTCGCCCTGGCTGCCGGTGGTCATGACCAGGACTTCGTTATCCGGATAATCATCCAGCACGTCCATGTCAATCAGCCAGCCTTCGGGAATCCGCAGTTCCCCGATGCTCATTGCCACGCGGCTGACGTTGACCATGCTGCGGCCGATGAAGCAGACGCGGCGCCCGTAACGGATCGCGTTGTCGATGATCATCTGCATACGGTGGATGTTGCTGGCGAACATGGCGACGATTACGCGGCCGCCGGCCTGCGCAAACAGGTTGTCAAAGGTCTCACCGACCTTAAGCTCGCTCATGGTATAGCCGGAACGCTCTACGTTGGTGGACTCGCACAGGAAGGCCAGCACGCCCTGCTCACCGTATTTGGCGAAGGTCTGCAGGTCTGTGATCTGTCCGTCAATGGGCGTATAGTCCACCTTAAAGTCGCCACTGCAGATAACCGTGCCCGCCGGGCAGGTGATTGCAATGGCGCAGGCGCCGGCAATAGAGTGGCTGACGTGAATGAACTGGCAGGTGAACTGGCCCAGCTGGACGGTATCCCGGGGCTGCACCACGTGCATCGGGATGCCTTCCACCCGGTATTCCTTCAGTTTCAGATCCACCAGCGCCATCGTCAGCTTGGTGCCGTATATATGCGAAGGCGCTTGTTTTAAGATATAGGGAGTTGCGCCGATATGGTCTTCATGGCCATGGGTAAAGAGATAACCGCGGATATGATCCCGCTTTCCCATCAGATAGGTGATATCCGGAATCACCAGGTCCACGCCCAGCATGTCTTCCTTCGGGAACACACTGCCGCAGTCCACAACGACGATGTCGTCTTCATATTCAAAAACATACATGTTTTTGCCTATTTCGTCCACACCACCGAGAGAGACAATCCGCAGCCGTGAGGCTTCCTTTTCCTGACTCTTCGTGCCCACAGTGAACCTCCTTTCGTACGTACAAATATTCAACAATTTCAGAAAACACCGCAGGCATAAAGATAGCCTAGTGTCTTCAATGGTTCGCTGTTATGAAGCTCACACTTTGACACATTATATCACAGTTTTTGGAAAAGCGCTACCCCTTACAATAAAAAGGTTTCAGGGATTTTTCCCCTGTCTTTTACGGCAAAAAATGAGACAATATCTACATCTCAGGGCCGCAACCTGTTTTCGTACAAGCTGCATTTGTGCAACAAAAGTACGAACTTATTCATAAAGTACAAATAAAAAACGGACTGCCGAACGGCAGTCCGTGGGGTGATCTTTCTTACGCGTAGAGCGGGTAGTTGGCCATCATGGCTTCGACCTGCTTCTTGATTTCCGGAACGGCGGCTTCGCCCTCGCGCAGGACCTTGGCGATCCAGCTGGCAACCTTGGCAAATTCCGCTTCCTTCAGACCCCTGGAAGTGGCAGCGGGAGTACCCACGCGGATACCGCTGGTCACGAAGGGGCTGCGGGTCTCATTGGGCACGGTGTTCTTGTTCACCGTGATGTTGGCCGCTTCCAGCAGGTTTTCCATCTGCTTGCCGGTCATTTCCGTACCGGTGAAGTCCAGCAGCAGCAGGTGGTTGTCCGTTCCGCCGGACACCATGCGGACGCCTTCTTCACGGAAGGTCTTTTCCATGGCCTTCGCGTTCAGGATGATCTGGTGCTGATAGGTGCGGAAGTCTTCCTTCAGCGCTTCGCCGAAGCAGACAGCCTTGCCGGCGATCACGTGCTCCAGCGGGCCGCCCTGGGTTCCGGGGAAGATGGCCTTGTCGATAGCCTTGGCATACTCTTC is a genomic window containing:
- the mltG gene encoding endolytic transglycosylase MltG, which produces MSKRDTYRSVRDEREYGLYWYSGLWHILRPILVGLTVLILVIGIGMTVWNKLYGSFLAPVDPDDPTEYSFEISSGDSLNKVATNLEKAGLIRSKSLFKYYCDFAGMGQKIQVGSYTMTKGMQMTEIADLLTTGDGNPLVRNITLIPGETIEDFAARLVKNGVLENSDKLLAICKDGKAFQDYYYIKDVLVAGQPEKRKYVLEGYLAPNTYEVYVSATEEEIVKKLLSQTETVFTEENQARAEELGLNMDQVLTLASLIEKEAKASDFTKVSAVFHNRLKENMKLESDVTVHYITGVRKMSLSDSDLNTDSPYNTYRVTGLPLGPICNPSADAIRAALYPDESMVNEKYLFFCAKEPESGELYFSKTLDQHRRAVEIYAPYWKKYDEERGIQ
- a CDS encoding YlbF family regulator, with amino-acid sequence MDYSSTYRLAQDIRDSEEYKTYHELKEQVMAEETTAALVKEYRKLQMTIQMSAMSGKAADEEDMQRFSGISSLLFSKPEVSRFLLSEMQLQQALADIFKIVTEAADLDIAVPGVEG
- a CDS encoding U32 family peptidase, whose product is MRIPELLAPAGNMDSLRAALHFGADAVYGGMKKYGLRAFAGNFDPDALKEAVTLTHQAGKKFYVTMNSYPFDDELEGFAQAAAQAAEIGVDAAIVADPGAIVTLRKKVPQLPVHVSTQANTVNAPAAELYRELGCERVILAREMSLERIRALRKILGDSIQIETFVHGASCMAYSGRCMLSAYLTGRSGNRGECAQPCRWQYAVVEEKRPGEYLPVAEDEKGTYLFSARDLCLMPLLPDLCEAGVSSLKIEGRMKTEYYVAVVTGAYRRALDLLAQGREAFLEKLPELTEELQCASHRKSDTGFLEGNPEIPGEAEGFWQAREYVGRVTEDAGEDGTARILLKNRFFAGDELELMTPSGVRKITAKPFIREKTGETLDTLGVAGEIIRMELPGSRCGDMLRGPVRNHRKE
- a CDS encoding ribonuclease J: MYVFEYEDDIVVVDCGSVFPKEDMLGVDLVIPDITYLMGKRDHIRGYLFTHGHEDHIGATPYILKQAPSHIYGTKLTMALVDLKLKEYRVEGIPMHVVQPRDTVQLGQFTCQFIHVSHSIAGACAIAITCPAGTVICSGDFKVDYTPIDGQITDLQTFAKYGEQGVLAFLCESTNVERSGYTMSELKVGETFDNLFAQAGGRVIVAMFASNIHRMQMIIDNAIRYGRRVCFIGRSMVNVSRVAMSIGELRIPEGWLIDMDVLDDYPDNEVLVMTTGSQGEPMAGLTRMAYAEHRKLQIRQSDMVIISSTPIPGNEKFISRVINQLYRLGAQVIYSRMAEVHVSGHACQEEIKLLHALVRPKYFIPVHGEYRMMWQHAILAEAMGVPSQNIVIPELGQVIEMNQDVLALGEQVPVGGVLVDGLGVGDVGNVVLRDRKHLSQDGLLIVVLAIDRDEQKLVSGPDIVSRGFIYVKENEDIIDSTQELVRQILAKSSLEGDNWPELKNNIKDEVHRFIFDKIKRNPMILPIILDV